One Grus americana isolate bGruAme1 chromosome Z, bGruAme1.mat, whole genome shotgun sequence DNA window includes the following coding sequences:
- the NFIL3 gene encoding nuclear factor interleukin-3-regulated protein, with product MQLRKMQTLKKEHGPVDTSSSVDKIMVLKSTLAEVSEELSTNEDILLTEASSGKSKSSACRRKREFIPDEKKDAMYWEKRRKNNEAAKRSREKRRLNDLVLENKLIALGEENATLKAELLSLKLKFGLISSAAYAQEIQKLSSSTTVYFQDYQTSKSNINSFVDEHEPSIVGSSCISVIKHSPQSSMSDVSEIPSVEHTQPSRIQSNCRSPENKFQIIKQEPMELEREPRDDRSSYKTSIYPNYMGATFNVYSHSPPLLQVNRSSSNSPRTSETDDGVVGKSSDGEDEQQVPKGPIHSPVEHKNVHATVKVPEVNSSALPHKLRIKAKAMQVKVEAMDNDYDATQKVSSPIDMSSKRHFELEKHGAQSLVHSSHTPFSVQVTNIQDWSLKPELWHQKELNVKIQSGCKTGVVEIKDNIYNVSESENLYLKQGIANLSAEVASLKRLITTQQISASDSG from the coding sequence ATGCAGCTGAGAAAAATGCAGACCCTTAAAAAGGAACACGGACCTGTTGACACAAGTAGCAGTGTGGACAAAATCATGGTACTTAAGTCTACTTTAGCAGAAGTGTCTGAAGAATTGTCTACTAATGAAGATATACTTCTTACTGAAGCAAGTAGTGGAAAAAGCAAATCTTCAGCTTGCAGGAGAAAGCGAGAATTCATtccagatgaaaagaaagatgctATGTATTGGGAGAAAAGAcggaaaaataatgaagctgCCAAAAGATCTCGTGAAAAACGACGACTGAATGACCTTGTCTTAGAGAACAAGCTAATTGCACTGGGAGAGGAGAATGCCACTTtgaaggcagagctgctttcGTTGAAGCTCAAGTTTGGTTTAATTAGTTCTGCAGCTTATGCCCAAGAGATACAGAAACTCAGTAGCTCAACAACTGTGTATTTCCAAGACTATCAGACTTCCAAATCAAATATTAATTCATTTGTAGATGAACATGAACCATCTATAGTTGGTAGCAGTTGTATTTCTGTCATTAAACATTCTCCTCAAAGCTCAATGTCTGATGTGTCTGAAATACCATCTGTAGAACATACTCAACCAAGTCGTATACAAAGCAACTGCAGAAGTCCTGAAAATAAGTTCCAGATTATAAAACAGGAGCCCATGGAATTAGAGAGAGAGCCAAGAGATGACAGAAGTTCATATAAAACATCCATATATCCAAACTACATGGGGGCTACCTTTAATGTGTACTCACATTCTCCTCCTCTCTTACAAGTTAATAGGTCCTCCAGTAATTCCCCCAGAACATCAGAAACTGATGATGGTGTAGTTGGAAAGTCATCTGATGGAGAAGATGAACAGCAGGTTCCTAAGGGTCCAATCCATTCCCCAGTTGAACATAAAAATGTTCATGCAACAGTTAAAGTTCCGGAAGTGAATTCTTCAGCTTTGCCTCACAAGCTTCGAATTAAAGCCAAAGCCATGCAAGTTAAAGTGGAAGCAATGGATAATGACTATGATGCAACACAGAAAGTGTCGTCACCCATTGACATGTCctcaaaaaggcattttgagcTTGAAAAACATGGTGCACAAAGCTTGGTGCATTCTTCTCACACTCCTTTCTCGGTTCAAGTGACTAACATCCAAGACTGGTCACTTAAACCAGAACTCTGGCATCAGAAGGAACTCAATGTAAAAATTCAGAGTGGTTGCAAAACTGGAGTTGTTGAAATAAAAGACAATATCTACAATGTCTCTGAGTCAGAGAACCTGTATTTGAAGCAGGGCATAGCAAACTTATCTGCAGAGGTTGCTTCACTTAAAAGACTTATAACTACACAACAAATCTCTGCATCAGACTCTGGTTAA
- the LOC129199811 gene encoding serine/arginine repetitive matrix protein 1-like, translating to MPTCKPYPSRGAGRQYGVGGGGGALSGAPCMQATVGKGTRWGGRRAEGWGPSRCGTELRGAGVRRLPAARSAPRPPQRRPGGPLRDRQRMAPGPLPPQHGPALSARRPPTRRRRRPSPEQRAKGERQRPQPSLARRRAPTATNGSQRPLGRRRAPSAERRKPEGKVEAGSGSAYGLHFPPETASESPYRRDGSASGRNAFLKIQPYQNVSEGVELKIRANGLERLRAQLWRKDQK from the exons ATGCCTACCTGCAAGCCATACCCCTcccgcggggcggggaggcagtacggggtgggggggggtgggggggctttGTCTGGCGCTCCTTGCATGCAGGCGACGGTGGGCAAGGGGACAAGGTGGGGGGGGAGACGGGCGGAGGGGTGGGGACCCTCGCGGTGCGGGACCGAGCTGCGGGGAGCCGGCGTTCGGCGCCTACCCGCAGCTCGGTCCGCACCGCGCCCGCCACAAAGGCGGCCCGGCGGTCCCCTACGTGACCGGCAGCGCATGGCGCCCGGCCCGCTCCCCCCTCAGCACGGCCCCGCGCTATcagcccgccgcccccccacccgccgccgccgccgccccagCCCAGAACAAAGGGCTAAGGGGGAGCGCCAGCGCCCCCAGCCCtcgctcgcccgccgccgcgccccaACGGCCACCAACGGCTCCCAACGGCCGTTGGGGAGACGGCGAGCCCCGAGCGCGGAGCGGCGCAAGCCTGAGGGGAAGGTGGAAGCGGGATCGGGATCCGCGTACGGGCTCCACTTCCCGCCGG aaacggCAAGTGAAAGCCCGTACCGGAGAGATGGCTCAGCGTCTGGGCGAAATGCCTTCCTAAAAATACAGCCTTATCAAAACGTCTCTGAAGGCGTGGAGTTAAAAATCCGAGCAAATGGCCTCGAACGTCTACGCGCACAGCTCTGGAGAAAAGACCAGAAATAG